The Coccidioides posadasii str. Silveira chromosome 3, complete sequence genome contains a region encoding:
- a CDS encoding uncharacterized protein (EggNog:ENOG410PNWE~COG:S~BUSCO:13347at33183): MAELSFTKAFLAHLDSKPIKFPADHAFDPREFQPRQPFTLPRLSDPPHPPLPKKIKPAAIPGSSKSITIHLKSARNPVLDITLDNIPLSNATIQDLKEAVQNRTKPTNAENDSENVPLDKIKILWKRRPVQGKLVTDALANDPDALVGGKEVEFGIMILGGAAMIPPKESSAPTTEGKAEEPVAQEAVRVAEAAQSLPGDSAGILKSVSFWDDLEGFLKMRLKDESEAARLRSLFKKTWESSV; this comes from the exons ATGGCGGAACTATCATTTACAAAAGCCTTCCTGGCACATCTCGACTCGAAACCCATCAAGTTCCCCGCAGACCACGCCTTTGACCCACGGGAGTTCCAACCACGCCAGCCT TTTACCCTTCCTCGCCTCTCCGATCCTCCGCATCCGCCGCTCCCCAAAAAGATTAAGCCAGCCGCCATACCTGGCTCTTCCAAGTCTATAACGATCCACCTCAAATCCGCTCGCAACCCCGTTCTCGATATTACTCTCGACAACATCCCCCTATCTAACGCAACAATTCAAGACCTCAAAGAAGCCGTTCAAAACCGAACTAAACCCACAAACGCAGAAAACGATAGCGAGAATGTTCCCCTGGATAAGATCAAGATTTTATGGAAACGTAGACCGGTGCAGGGTAAATTAGTTACAGATGCTCTAGCGAATGATCCGGACGCTCTTGTCGGCGGGAAAGAAGTGGAGTTCGGCATTATGATCCTGGGAGGTGCAGCGATGATACCTCCGAAAGAATCGTCTGCTCCGACGACAGAGGGCAAAGCGGAAGAGCCGGTAGCACAAGAGGCCGTGCGGGTGGCAGAAGCCGCGCAGTCTCTTCCTGGAGATAGTGCAGGTATACTGAAATCAGTGTCCTTCTGGGATGACCTAGAGGGTTTTTTGAAGATGAGACTTAAAGATGAGAGCGAGGCAGCGCGATTAAGATCATTGTTCAAGAAGACATGGGAATCGAGCGTATGA
- the NOP2 gene encoding S-adenosylmethionine-dependent methyltransferase superfamily domain-containing protein (EggNog:ENOG410PHXV~COG:A~BUSCO:3901at33183) translates to MGVGRRMKKQGPPPPLDESKISSLKRRKADALEDAAPRGNKRRRAENKAELKKNANQKSNGDSIAAKGAAKIKKPKTVKTKEKPSPAKPSFLDSDGSGSSDDDMEELIGDEFEDLDNVSDDGSSVSGAADSLSNDGDSGDESDSVFDSDEDQPRKAMFSDDEDLSDAEEQLTAANIEGLSRKLDKQQMEDAALAEQEMKESAMQTNIQEDRPDVFGDEDQTNLPPSLAPNLQLLRTRITDTIRILGDLATLGQPGKSRVDYTDLLLRDICTYYGYTPYLAEKLFSLFTPMEAFAFFEANETPRPVVIRTNTLRTNRRSLAQALINRGVVLEPVGKWSKVGLQVFESPVPLGATPEYLAGHYILQAASSFLPVMALAPQPHERVLDMAAAPGGKTTYMSALMRNTGCVLANDANKERAKGLIGNIHRLGCKNTIVSNLDARTAFPKAMGGFDRVLLDAPCSGTGVISKDPSVKTSKTERDFFALPHMQKQLLLAAIDSTTHASKTGGYIVYSTCSVTVEENEAVVQYVLRKRPNVKIVDTGLGNFGSEGFKSYKGKQFDPRMAMTRRYFPHRENVDGFYVCKLKKIGPSPADTKGSAAPTKTAADGEVANEEWDKTPIAEENGAGSKDEGFGPFDDNEDEPYIARAERNRIRRKGLNPKAVLEGKQKKEEKAKNEDSKKKRKN, encoded by the coding sequence ATGGGTGTCGGGCGGCGCATGAAAAAGCAAGGCCCTCCGCCTCCTCTAGATGAGTCGAAGATATCATCTTTAAAAAGACGAAAAGCCGATGCCCTGGAGGACGCCGCTCCTCGAGGGAACAAGCGTCGAAGAGCTGAAAACAAGgcagagttgaagaagaatgcAAACCAAAAAAGCAATGGGGACTCGATAGCGGCAAAGGGAGCTGCAAAAATTAAGAAGCCTAAGACGGTCAAGACTAAAGAGAAGCCCTCTCCGGCTAAGCCTTCGTTCCTGGACTCCGATGGCTCGGGCAGTTCAGACGACGACATGGAGGAGCTCATTGGAGATGAGTTCGAAGACCTGGATAATGTTAGTGATGATGGTTCCTCGGTATCGGGTGCTGCCGATTCTTTATCGAATGACGGCGACTCTGGAGATGAGAGTGACTCCGTTTTCGATTCAGACGAAGACCAACCGCGAAAAGCAATGTTCTCGGACGACGAAGATTTGTCAGATGCAGAAGAACAACTTACGGCTGCGAATATAGAGGGGTTGTCGCGAAAATTGGACAAGCAACAAATGGAGGATGCTGCACTTGCCGAGCAGGAGATGAAAGAGTCGGCCATGCAGACCAATATCCAAGAAGATCGGCCGGACGTGTTTGGAGATGAAGATCAAACGAATCTACCTCCCAGCCTAGCCCCCAATCTTCAACTCCTTCGAACACGGATAACGGATACGATCCGTATTTTGGGCGACCTGGCTACTCTAGGTCAGCCGGGCAAATCTCGTGTAGACTATACCGACCTTCTCCTACGGGATATTTGCACATACTACGGGTATACGCCATATCTAGCAGAGAAGCTATTCTCCTTATTTACGCCTATGGAGGCCTTTGCCTTCTTCGAAGCCAACGAAACCCCCAGACCTGTTGTTATCCGTACCAATACACTACGCACGAATCGTCGCTCGCTCGCCCAAGCATTGATAAATCGTGGAGTCGTCCTCGAACCAGTTGGAAAGTGGTCTAAAGTTGGCTTGCAGGTATTCGAGTCACCTGTACCATTGGGTGCCACCCCAGAGTACCTCGCTGGCCACTACATCCTCCAGGCAGCATCTTCATTCCTTCCTGTGATGGCACTTGCACCTCAGCCTCACGAACGTGTCTTGGATATGGCGGCTGCTCCTGGTGGTAAAACAACATATATGTCAGCGTTGATGCGGAATACTGGCTGTGTTCTGGCAAACGATGCAAACAAGGAACGAGCGAAAGGTCTTATTGGTAATATCCATCGTCTTGGCTGCAAAAATACTATTGTATCCAATCTGGACGCGCGAACAGCATTTCCCAAAGCCATGGGTGGGTTTGATCGGGTGTTGCTAGACGCACCCTGTTCGGGAACTGGTGTTATCTCAAAAGATCCAAGTGTGAAAACATCCAAGACGGAGCGCGATTTCTTTGCCCTCCCGCACATGCAGAAGCAGCTGCTTCTTGCTGCCATTGACTCGACCACCCATGCGTCTAAAACAGGTGGATACATTGTCTATTCAACTTGCAGTGTGACAGtggaagaaaatgaagcGGTGGTGCAATATGTACTACGTAAGAGACCGAACGTTAAGATCGTCGACACGGGACTAGGCAATTTCGGTAGTGAGGGCTTTAAAAGCTACAAGGGCAAACAATTCGACCCTAGGATGGCCATGACCAGGCGATACTTCCCACACCGCGAAAATGTGGACGGATTCTATGTCTGCAAACTCAAGAAAATCGGGCCATCCCCAGCGGACACTAAAGGTTCTGCGGCGCCCACAAAGACTGCAGCTGATGGGGAGGTTGCAAACGAAGAATGGGATAAGACTCCCATAGCCGAAGAGAATGGCGCAGGATCCAAGGACGAAGGGTTCGGACCGTTTGATGACAACGAAGACGAGCCATACATCGCAAGGGCCGAACGGAACAGAATAAGGCGGAAGGGACTTAATCCCAAGGCGGTTCTAGAGGGAAagcagaaaaaagaagaaaaggcgaAGAATGAGGAcagcaagaaaaagaggaaaaactAG
- the VRG4 gene encoding GDP-mannose transporter into the lumen of the Golgi (EggNog:ENOG410PGF5~COG:G~TransMembrane:9 (o51-69i76-94o114-135i156-184o204-227i243-261o281-303i310-330o336-355i)), with the protein MADTKKNDNYAIDMDKLDAESDRFRPPPPPQPRHSSSSHSQSISNSPVLPILSYCASSILMTVTNKYVLSGVQFNLNFFLLCVQSVVCIIAIQTCKSMGLINYRDFNSDEAKKWFPISLLLIGMIYTGTKALKFLSIPVYTIFKNLTIILIAYGEVLWFGGSVTGMALFSFGLMVLSSVIAAWADIKHALDTSGFSGAEATSKISTLNAGYIWMLINCLCTSTYILGMRKRIKLTNFKDFDTMFYNNLLSIPILMIGSFIVEDWSSENINKNFPIETRNSLIFAMIFSGLSSVFISYTSAWCVRVTSSTTYSMVGALNKLPIALSGLIFFGDPVTVPSVSAIVVGFISGIVYSLAKVKQNAKPRTGVLPTTNPVSASTQSMRDGLKS; encoded by the exons ATGGCGGACACAAAGAAGAATGATAACTATGCCATCGACATGGACAAGTTGGACGCAGAGTCCGACCGGTTTAGgcctccgcctccgcctcAGCCCCGGCactcatcatcatcacacTCGCAATCGATATCAAATAGCCCGGTTTTACCTATTCTCAGCTATTGTGCTTCTTCGATTTTAATGACCGTTACAAACAAATATGTCCTTTCAGGTGTTCAGTTCAATCTTAactttttccttctctgtGTTCAG TCCGTAGTTTGCATAATCGCCATACAGACCTGCAAGTCCATGGGATTAATCAATTATCGCGATTTCAATTCGGATGAAGCGAAAAAAT GGTTTCCAATTTCACTTCTCCTCATCGGTATGATTTACACCGGCACAAAAGCTCTCAAATTCCTGTCGATCCCGGTGTACACTATCTTCAAGAACCTTACAATCATTCTCATTGCATACGGTGAGGTCCTTTGGTTTGGCGGGTCCGTGACCGGAATGGCCCTCTTCTCTTTCGGCCTGATGGTCCTGAGTTCCGTTATTGCAGCTTGGGCAGATATCAAGCATGCTCTCGACACCAGCGGCTTTTCCGGAGCCGAAGCTACCAGCAAGATTTCCACCCTCAATGCAGGATACATTTGGATGTTGATCAACTGTCTTTGCACTTCTACCTATATTCTCGGAATGCGAAAACGGATCAAGTTGACCAATTTCAAGGATTTTGACA CCATGTTCTACAACAACCTCCTATCTATCCCGATTTTGATGATTGGTTCTTTCATTGTTGAGGACTGGTCCTCCGAGAACATCAACAAAAATTTCCCTATTGAAACCCGCAACTCCTTGATCTTCGCGATGATCTTCTCCGGTCTCTCTTCAGTTTTCATTTCCTACACGTCCGCATGGTGTGTTCGAGTGACCTCTTCCACAACATACTCCATGGTGGGAGCCTTGAATAAGCTTCCTATCGCTCTTTCTGGTCTCATCTTCTTTGGCGATCCAGTCACCGTCCCGAGTGTCTCGGCCATCGTGGTTGGATTTATCAGTGGAATTGTGTACTCGCTCGCCAAGGTCAAGCAAAATGCCAAACCGAGAACGGGCGTCCTTCCAACGACCAACCCGGTGAGCGCCAGCACACAAAGCATGAGAGACGGACTGAAATCTTAG
- a CDS encoding uncharacterized protein (BUSCO:351646at4751~EggNog:ENOG410PMQX~COG:S~BUSCO:10629at33183) gives MGKHKKPHSQYHGSRGDARAGPRAGKKMGAFSRVSTRAKLQAKQKPQDKNDQKHRLQQNQRPVVPFLPSDRILLAGEGDFSFALSLASSHGCRRMLATCYDSKDILYQKYPPAEQHITQLCSAAEYTGSARGLKRKREGTPASENGSGSNGESTQPAAGIQSTPDLPSPKVLFSIDAKKLGLTGGGGKVVRKGFPRLNRKIRGQPHKHSKPEAGKSREIDESGPWDIICFNFPHVGGLSTDVNRQVRANQELLVSFFKACVPLLSAPPPDDDGYDWEEEDEGLSDASDSGENPSNSRKLRSEPGQVIVTLFEGEPYTLWNIRDLARHAGLRVVTSFKFPWGSYPGYSHARTLGEIEGKDGERGGWRGEEREARSYVFERKEFEDRAKVAGKRARKRKNESDDSDDD, from the exons ATGGGAAAGCACAAAAAGCCTCACAGCCAGTACCATGGCTCCAGGGGCGATGCAAGGGCAGGCCCAAGGGCTGGGAAGAAAATGGGTGCTTTCTCACGGGTATCAACTCGAGCCAAGTTGCAGGCCAAGCAGAAGCCCCAGGATAAAAATGATCAGAAGCATCGTTTGCAACAAAATCAACGACCAGTCGTTCCGTTCTTGCCTTCCGATCGAATACTGCTTGCTGGTGAAG GAGATTTCTCGTTTGCTCTCTCTCTAGCAAGTAGTCATGGCTGCCGACGCATGCTGGCAACATGCTACGATAGCAAAGATATTTTATACCAAAAATATCCGCCAGCAGAACAACACATCACTCAGCTCTGCAGTGCAGCAGAATACACAGGTTCGGCACGAGGATTAAAGCGAAAACGAGAGGGCACGCCAGCCTCTGAAAATGGATCCGGCTCGAATGGCGAATCAACCCAACCCGCTGCCGGTATACAGTCTACTCCAGATTTGCCATCGCCGAAAGTCCTCTTTTCAATAGACGCAAAGAAATTAGGACTCACTGGCGGTGGCGGAAAAGTTGTTCGAAAGGGGTTTCCGCGCCTCAACCGCAAAATAAGGGGACAGCCGCACAAACACTCAAAGCCAGAAGCTGGAAAATCCCGCGAAATAGATGAAAGCGGGCCGTGGGACATCATATGTTTCAATTTTCCACACGTTGGCGGCCTGAGCACGGATGTAAATCGGCAGGTCCGCGCAAACCAGGAGCTTCTTGTTTCATTCTTTAAAGCGTGTGTTCCACTTCTATCTGCACCACCTCCGGACGATGATGGTTATGACtgggaggaggaagatgaaggtCTGAGCGATGCCTCGGATAGCGGCGAGAATCCGTCGAACAGTCGAAAGCTACGCTCTGAACCTGGACAGGTTATTGTCACCCTATTTGAAGGCGAGCCGTATACGCTGTGGAATATTCGAGATCTTGCACGGCATGCTGGGCTGAGAGTGGTAACAAGTTTTAAATTTCCGTGGGGTAGTTATCCGGGTTATTCCCATGCAAGAACGCTTGGAGAAATCGAAGGAAAGGACGGAGAGAGGGGGGGATGGaggggagaggagagagaggcTAGAAGCTATGTATTTGAGCGCAAAGAATTCGAAGATCGAGCAAAGGTCGCTGGCAAGAGGGcgagaaaaaggaagaatgAGAGTGATGACAGCGATGATGATTGA
- the FYV10 gene encoding GID complex subunit containing RING finger motif (BUSCO:271781at4751~EggNog:ENOG410PGQ3~COG:S~BUSCO:7821at33183) has translation MAVELTSIKLNPENHLLLDQPLLRVPHELARRNFKSVQRIVEREKDYVLPALKETANASLSGSKNPTETIEALDAMITRMQGLKRKMEVLHEEEKKIATQSQKRIQYIQDLYKIPSLADVKYEQWSRTRLNRLLADHMLRSGYLESAKQLAEDKGIADLVDLSVFAQCQRIAHSLRRGETKEALQWCGENKVALKKIQNRLEFELRLQQYIEVLRVGDKAEARQHAKKFLTPHSETQSHDIQRAAGLLAYPPDTRAEPYMTMYSLDRWKHLSDLFIRTHHDLLSLSSRPLLQIALSAGLSALKTPSCHSAIASSRASPLSLSTSICPICSTELNELARHVPYAHHTKSSVENDPVVLPNRRVYGMDRLSDMSKKAGVPEGKVKDPITGEIFDVSEVKKVYIS, from the exons ATGGCGGTGGAATTAACGTCCATCAAGCTCAACCCTGAGAATCACCTCCTCTTG GACCAACCCCTTCTCCGTGTACCGCATGAACTTGCTCGACGAAATTTCAAATCAGTTCAGCGGATTGTCGAACGGGAGAAAGATTATGTTCTACCAGCCCTAAAAGAAACCGCAAATGCGTCCTTGTCCGGAAGCAAGAATCCAACCGAGACCATTGAAGCTTTGGATGCGATGATAACACGAATGCAAGGCCTCAAACGGAAAATGGAGGTCCTGCATgaggaggagaaaaagatCGCTACGCAGTCGCAGAAGCGGATACAGTACATTCAGGATCTCTACAAAATTCCAAGTCTCGCTGACGTCAAATACGAACAATGGTCGAGAACACGTCTGAACAGACTTCTGGCCGATCATATGCTCCGCTCTGGATATTTAGAAAGTGCCAAGCAGCTTGCTGAGGACAAGGGAATTGCAGATCTTGTCGACCTAAGCGTCTTTGCTCAGTGCCAGCGGATTGCGCATAGTCTTCGGCGAGGCGAGACCAAAGAGGCACTCCAATGGTGCGGGGAAAACAAAGTTGCTTTGAAAAAGATTCAG AACCGACTGGAGTTCGAGTTAAGGTTACAGCAGTATATCGAGGTGCTTCGGGTGGGAGATAAGGCAGAGGCAAGACAACATGCGAAGAAGTTCCTCACGCCGCATAGCGAAACCCAATCACACGACATTCAAAGAGCAGCAGGTCTCTTAGCCTACCCTCCTGATACTCGGGCTGAACCATACATG ACTATGTACTCCCTCGACCGCTGGAAGCATCTTTCAGACCTCTTCATTCGTACACACCACGACCTTCTATCACTCTCCTCTCGCCCACTCCTCCAAATCGCTCTTTCCGCCGGTCTTTCCGCCCTCAAAACACCATCGTGTCACTCCGCGATAGCTTCCTCCAGAGCCAGTCCACTTTCTTTGAGCACTTCGATTTGTCCCATTTGCTCGACTGAGCTGAATGAATTGGCACGACATGTACCCTATGCCCATCACACCAAAAGTTCAGTTGAGAATGACCCCGTTGTGCTTCCAAATCGCAGAGTATATGGCATGGATCGCCTATCAGATATGAGCAAGAAAGCGGGTGTTCCCGAAGGAAAAGTTAAAGATCCTATAACCGGTGAAATTTTTGATGTGTCTGAGGTGAAAAAGGTATATATATCATGA
- a CDS encoding uncharacterized protein (EggNog:ENOG410PPP7~COG:S~TransMembrane:4 (o12-32i44-62o82-113i125-148o)), with protein sequence MFAFTFVQSTLVHGRLVSGYWSIFVPSLIFKAFPEVWRLVTPYFLTRGGYSFIFDLYCMYTYGTALEANSPRFRTSGDFLTYVVFVATVILLLAGILMQSALFIAALLMAFIYTYAQDNRGQKTTFFFVQIRVEHLPWIMLFITWIMAGVREVMIECCGIAAAHLYDFLTRIYPTFGGGRNYIHTPAFVQRWFAGRGPQMAHGGYKFDPRDRASARTTSSSTGGLFSGGAWGARGPGRRLGGD encoded by the exons ATGTTTGCCTTTACATTCGTTCAGTCAACCTTAGTCCATGGTCGGCTCGTTAGCGGCTATTGGTCTATCTTCGTACCGTCTTTGATCTTCAAGGCCTTCCCTGAAGTCTGGAGGCTTGTCACTCCATATTTTCTCACTCGCGGAGGCTACAGCTTTATTTTTGACCTCTATTGCA TGTACACTTACGGTACGGCACTAGAGGCTAATTCGCCTCGCTTCCGTACTTCTGGTGACTTCCTCACCTACGTTGTATTCGTAGCCACTGTGATTCTG CTCTTAGCGGGAATCTTAATGCAATCTGCGCTTTTCATCGCAG CGCTACTTATGGCATTTATCTACACATATGCGCAAGATAATCGCGGCCAGAAGACCACCTTCTTCTTCGTGCAGATTCGCGTGGAGCATCTGCCTTGGATCATGCTTTTCATTACTTGGATCATGGCTGGAGTGCGCGAGGTGATGATCGAATGTTGCGGAATAGCCGCCGCGCATTTATATGACTTCTTGACGCGAATCTACCCTACTTTCGGTGGAGGTAGAAACTACATTCACACTCCCGCCTTTGTGCAGAGATGGTTTGCTGGTCGAGGGCCGCAGATGGCTCATGGTGGTTATAAATTTGATCCAAGGGACCGAGCCTCAGCGAGAACCACTAGTTCATCGACTGGTGGTCTATTCTCGGGGGGTGCCTGGGGTGCCAGAGGACCTGGCCGACGGTTAGGAGGCGACTAG
- the CBF5 gene encoding centromere/microtubule-binding protein cbf5 (BUSCO:196015at4751~EggNog:ENOG410PFV3~COG:J~BUSCO:6935at33183) — MAASKSDMDFSIKPEAATPPIPTSEWPLLLKNYDKLLVRTGHFTPIPAGCTPLKRDLKSYISSGVINLDKPSNPSSHEVVAWMKRILRVEKTGHSGTLDPKVTGCLIVCIDRATRLVKSQQGAGKEYVCVIRLHDKIPGGEAQFARALETLTGALFQRPPLISAVKRQLRIRTIHESKLYEFDNDRHLGVFWVSCEAGTYIRTLCVHLGLLLGVGAHMQELRRVRSGAMDEQDGMVTLHDVLDAQWMMDNNRDESYLRRVVRPLETLLTTYKRVVVKDSAVNAVCYGAKLMIPGLLRFEAGIEVHEEVVLMTTKGEAIALGIAQMSTVEMSTCDHGVVAKVKRCIMERDLYPRRWGMGPVALEKKKMKADGKLDKFGRPNASTPAKWQAEYKDYSASAGAAAPQPATEATPATPAQAPAASPEGASSPAPEADKEDAKKRKRHDGETPEEREERKRRKKEKKEEKEKRKQEKKEKKERRKSKQAESSDSE; from the exons ATGGCAGCCAGCAAGAGCGATATGGATTTCAGTATCAAGCCGGAGGCGGCGACACCTCCAATTCCTACATCAGAATGGCCGCTGTTATTGAAGAATTATGATAAAT TGCTTGTCAGAACTGGACATTTCACCCCAATCCCAGCAGGGTGCACTCCCTTGAAGCGTGATTTGAAGTCGTATATCAGCTCCGGCGTTATCAACCTTGATAAACCATCGAATCCTTCCAGTCACGAGGTTGTCGCATGGATGAAGAGAATTTTGCG GGTCGAGAAAACGGGCCACAGCGGAACTTTGGATCCTAAAGTTACTGGATGTTTGATCGTTTGTATAGACCGCGCCACTCGCCTCGTCAAGTCCCAGCAAGGAGCAGGAAAGGAGTACGTCTGTGTGATCCGATTGCATGACAAGATTCCGGGAGGCGAAGCTCAGTTCGCGCGTGCCCTTGAAACCTTGACCGGTGCTCTTTTCCAAAGACCACCGTTGATCTCTGCTGTCAAGCGTCAGTTGCGAATTCGCACTATTCACGAGAGCAAACTATACGAGTTCGACAACGATAGGCatctgggtgttttctgGGTCAGCTGCGAGGCTGGAACCTATATCCGAACATTGTGTGTGCATTTGGGTTTGCTTCTCGGGGTTGGTGCGCACATGCAGGAACTGCGAAGAGTTCGAAGTGGTGCTATGGACGAGCAGGATGGGATGGTGACGCTACATGATGTTCTCGATGCTCAGTGGATGATGGACAATAACCGCGATGAATCGTACTTGAGACGTGTGGTTCGACCACTGGAGACTTTGTTGACAACTTACAAGCGTGTTGTTGTCAAGGACAGTGCTGTCAATGCCGTCTGTTACGGAGCGAAATTGATGATTCCCGGATTACTCCGTTTCG AGGCTGGAATTGAAGTCCATGAGGAAGTTGTCTTGATGACAACCAAGGGAGAAGCTATCGCTCTTGGCATTGCACAGATGTCCACAGTCGAAATGTCCACCTGTGATCACGGCGTTGTCGCTAAGGTCAAGCGTTGCATCATGGAGCGAGATCTGTACCCACGACGATGGGGTATGGGTCCCGTTGCCCtcgaaaagaagaagatgaaggcAGATGGCAAGCTTGAT AAATTTGGCCGGCCCAATGCTTCGACCCCAGCCAAATGGCAGGCTGAATACAAGGACTACAGTGCTTCCGCTGGCGCTGCTGCTCCTCAGCCAGCCACTGAAGCAACACCGGCTACCCCCGCACAAGCGCCAGCGGCATCTCCAGAAGGAGCGTCATCTCCTGCTCCAGAGGCAGACAAGGAAGACGCCAAGAAGCGAAAGAGACACGACGGTGAGACTCCAGAAGAACGCGAGGAGCGAAAACGTagaaagaaggagaagaaggaagaaaaagagaagcggaagcaggagaagaaggagaagaaggaaaggagaAAGTCCAAGCAGGCTGAAAGTAGTGACTCAGAGTGA
- a CDS encoding uncharacterized protein (EggNog:ENOG410PP7B~COG:S~BUSCO:12006at33183), with amino-acid sequence MTTPKSEDKTMSQIVRRNGPAWLNGLPSHNSRQYATSPLLSRLEETLIGQRLFLSYDYLSPQPSHLLRVSLADFLPFSQSNPFAKDVKKLALPSILEPGHMPRGHHLVYFPPQLPSSQLVPDGCDVLHSPGAPFNRRMWAGGSVRFRDLNGGPLLNCQRAVCVEGVRDVRVTGKEGEEKVFVGIERRVAILGEKEKEEDIKSRIWTENEEEWGDSTVIEKRNLVFMRDKTPEQLRAEKTDGNQQKKILRAPANPTFRHTLTPSRALLFRFSALTFNAHSIHLDRDYARNTEGYEDLLVHGPLTLTLMLTLLQDHLSESRQAISAIEYRNLAPILVEQPLTVCAKPKEPACRGLWDVWIERNDGGLAVKGTIQTKPFGKHDENPAATISRL; translated from the exons ATGACGACTCCAAAGAGTGAGGACAAAACCATGAGCCAGATTGTCCGAAGAAATGGCCCGGCGTGGCTCAATGGCCTCCCCAGTCACAACAGTCGCCAATATGCGACATCACCGTTGTTGTCACGGCTCGAAGAAACACTTATAGGCCAACGCCTATTTCTCAGCTACGACTATCTCTCCCCGCAGCCTTCCCATCTTCTGCGCGTGTCCCTCGCCGATTTCTTGCCTTTCTCTCAATCCAATCCATTCGCAAAGGATGTGAAGAAACTCGCCCTCCCTTCAATCCTCGAACCTGGGCATATGCCCCGGGGACATCATCTTGTTTATTTCCCACCGCAACTTCCCTCGTCCCAGCTGGTACCGGACGGGTGCGATGTATTGCATTCCCCCGGGGCCCCTTTCAATCGCCGAATGTGGGCTGGAGGCTCTGTTCGATTTCGCGATCTCAACGGAGGGCCGCTTTTGAACTGCCAAAGGGCCGTATGCGTTGAAGGGGTTAGAGACGTGCGCGTCACAGGAAAGGAGGGCGAAGAGAAAGTCTTTGTCGGAATTGAAAGACGGGTGGCCATCCTTggagagaaggagaaggaggaagatATAAAGAGTAGAATATGGACTGAAAACGAAGAAGAGTGGGGAGATAGCACTGTGATcgagaaaagaaatttaGTGTTTATGCGGGATAAGACCCCGGAGCAGCTTCGCGCAGAGAAAACCGATGGAAACCAGCAAAAAAAGATTCTTCGAG CTCCGGCAAATCCAACTTTTCGCCATACGCTCACTCCATCTCGCGCTCTTCTCTTCCGCTTTTCCGCACTGACATTTAACGCCCACTCAATTCATCTCGACCGTGACTATGCTCGCAATACAGAAGGCTACGAAGATCTGCTCGTCCATGGGCCTCTGACGCTCACATTGATGCTGACACTCCTCCAAGACCATCTCAGCGAATCTAGACAAGCAATTTCAGCAATCGAATATCGGAACCTGGCTCCTATTCTAGTTGAACAACCGCTGACTGTGTGCGCAAAGCCGAAAGAACCGGCCTGTCGCGGCTTGTGGGATGTTTGGATTGAGCGCAACGACGGTGGATTAGCGGTCAAAGGGACGATCCAGACGAAACCATTTGGAAAACACGACGAGAACCCTGCTGCTACCATTTCGAGGTTGTAA